A DNA window from Lujinxingia litoralis contains the following coding sequences:
- a CDS encoding mechanosensitive ion channel family protein, with protein MNALQTLVSSLPLLAQAAPDVEEIAQRIELLNLGNLLSAATIIAVAYGVHHVLAATLERLGEGQARRRLFFKKVQSFARLGVFAAAAYLVVATFLDFEEDRAALLGLGGTLAVAIGFALKDTASSLMAGIMILVDQPFQVGDRVAFGDTYGEVVEIGLRSVRIVTLDDNQVSIPNNKFLTEAVSSSNAGALDMMVEIDFYIAQSADFELAKQIVYEATITSRYVFLSKPVLVQVYDEITPLAFATHVKSKAYVIDTRYEKALLCDVMERVKRAFRLHGIHPPYTRSYEVQARQWEDASGEVPGRSRAPLRARQRVDRSPGQAELDEVVVERPSVEEV; from the coding sequence ATGAATGCTCTGCAGACGCTTGTGAGCTCACTGCCGCTGTTGGCGCAGGCGGCCCCCGATGTGGAGGAGATCGCCCAGCGCATTGAACTCTTGAATCTGGGGAACCTGCTCAGCGCGGCGACGATCATCGCGGTGGCCTACGGCGTGCATCATGTGTTGGCGGCTACGCTGGAGCGCCTGGGGGAGGGGCAGGCGCGTCGACGGCTGTTTTTTAAGAAGGTGCAGAGTTTTGCGCGCCTGGGGGTCTTTGCCGCGGCGGCATATCTGGTGGTGGCGACCTTTCTGGACTTTGAAGAAGATCGCGCGGCGCTGCTCGGCCTGGGGGGCACGCTGGCAGTGGCGATCGGGTTCGCGCTTAAGGATACGGCGTCGAGTTTGATGGCCGGCATTATGATCCTTGTCGACCAGCCCTTTCAGGTGGGCGACCGCGTGGCGTTTGGCGATACCTATGGGGAGGTGGTGGAGATCGGTCTGCGTTCGGTGCGCATCGTCACGTTGGATGACAACCAGGTCTCGATACCCAACAACAAGTTTTTGACCGAGGCGGTGAGCTCCTCCAACGCCGGCGCGCTCGACATGATGGTCGAGATCGATTTTTACATCGCGCAGTCCGCGGATTTCGAGTTGGCCAAGCAGATCGTGTACGAGGCGACGATCACCTCGCGTTATGTATTCTTGAGTAAGCCGGTGCTGGTGCAGGTCTACGATGAGATCACCCCGCTGGCGTTTGCCACCCATGTGAAGTCCAAGGCCTACGTCATTGATACGCGCTACGAGAAGGCGCTGCTCTGCGATGTGATGGAGCGGGTGAAGCGGGCGTTTCGTTTGCACGGGATTCATCCTCCCTACACGCGCAGCTACGAGGTGCAGGCGCGCCAGTGGGAAGATGCTTCGGGGGAGGTTCCGGGGCGCTCCAGGGCTCCTTTGCGTGCTCGCCAGCGGGTGGACCGTTCGCCAGGGCAGGCGGAACTCGATGAGGTGGTGGTGGAGCGCCCTTCGGTGGAGGAGGTTTAA
- the rplC gene encoding 50S ribosomal protein L3 — MSKGLIGRKVGMTQIFDEVGNRIAVTAVKVEGNVVVQKKSAKGKDGYSAVKVGFGDVKLLEKEGTEAKWRLSKPRVGVFLKAGIDKPRRFVREFRVAEGSLDSYEVGQELGADTFDLGAFIDVTGTSKGRGFTGVMKRHNFAGTKASHGVHEFFRHGGSIGMSAYPGRVFKGKKMAGQYGNTRVTVQNLRVVQIMAEENVILIKGAVPGPNGGIVTLRSAVKKTVV; from the coding sequence ATGAGCAAGGGACTGATTGGCCGTAAGGTCGGTATGACGCAGATCTTCGACGAAGTCGGTAACCGCATTGCGGTCACGGCGGTCAAAGTTGAAGGCAACGTCGTCGTGCAGAAGAAGAGCGCCAAGGGCAAAGACGGCTACTCGGCGGTCAAGGTGGGCTTCGGCGATGTGAAGCTTCTTGAGAAAGAAGGAACCGAGGCGAAATGGCGTCTGTCCAAGCCGCGCGTTGGTGTCTTCCTGAAGGCCGGCATTGATAAGCCTCGTCGCTTTGTGCGCGAGTTCCGCGTGGCAGAAGGCTCGCTGGACTCCTACGAGGTGGGTCAGGAGCTGGGTGCGGACACCTTCGATCTGGGCGCGTTCATCGACGTGACCGGCACCTCCAAGGGTCGTGGTTTTACCGGTGTTATGAAGCGTCACAACTTCGCCGGTACCAAGGCCAGCCACGGTGTGCACGAGTTCTTCCGTCACGGTGGTTCCATTGGTATGTCGGCTTACCCGGGTCGCGTCTTCAAAGGTAAGAAGATGGCCGGTCAGTACGGCAACACCCGTGTGACCGTGCAGAACCTGCGCGTGGTGCAGATCATGGCTGAAGAAAATGTCATCCTGATCAAGGGTGCGGTTCCCGGTCCCAACGGTGGGATCGTGACGCTGCGCTCGGCCGTCAAAAAGACGGTGGTCTGA
- the guaA gene encoding glutamine-hydrolyzing GMP synthase produces the protein MNEELKEGLLILDYGSQYTLLIARRVRELGVYCEIWPCNDPRVAALQERGEVPARGLVLSGGPSSVHIEGAPRLEGGILSWGVPVLGICYGMQLLASSFGGRVDRAAGGGEYGRTEVVVEAARGPMAGFEVGHRTEVWMSHGDAVGELPAEFEAVARTENGHLAAMAHKTKPIFGVQFHPEVSHSLEGAAMLESFVFDVCQCPDTWNMADFVTSAVARIQAQVGERGHVICGLSGGVDSSVVAALLHRAVGDRLTCVFVDTGLLRYQERERVQALFEGHFGIDLRVVDARERFLEALAGVSDPEVKRKRIGEAFVRVFEAEAATIANASFLAQGTLYPDVIESVSVLGPSATIKSHHNVGGLPEDMGLELIEPLRELFKDEVRVLGRALGLSAELVGRHPFPGPGLAVRVLGEVSEDALRKVRQADHIFIEALRAEGLYDQVWQAFAVLLPVKTVGVMGDQRTYDEVIALRAVTSKDGMTADRGHLPMSFLGRVSDRIINRVEGVNRVVYDVTSKPPGTIEWE, from the coding sequence ATGAATGAAGAGCTGAAAGAGGGCCTGCTGATTCTGGATTACGGCAGCCAGTATACCCTTCTCATTGCGCGCCGCGTCCGCGAGTTGGGCGTCTACTGCGAGATCTGGCCCTGCAACGACCCGCGGGTTGCCGCGTTGCAGGAGCGTGGTGAGGTGCCGGCGCGGGGGCTGGTGCTCTCGGGCGGGCCTTCGAGCGTGCATATTGAGGGGGCGCCCCGGCTGGAGGGCGGAATCTTGAGCTGGGGCGTGCCGGTGTTGGGCATCTGCTACGGGATGCAACTGCTGGCGTCGAGTTTCGGCGGTCGGGTAGACCGGGCGGCCGGCGGCGGGGAATACGGGCGCACCGAGGTTGTGGTGGAGGCCGCGCGCGGGCCGATGGCCGGCTTTGAGGTCGGGCATCGCACCGAGGTGTGGATGAGTCACGGCGATGCCGTGGGGGAGCTCCCCGCGGAGTTCGAGGCCGTGGCCCGCACCGAAAACGGACACCTGGCGGCGATGGCGCACAAGACGAAGCCGATCTTCGGAGTGCAGTTTCATCCGGAGGTTTCGCATAGCCTGGAAGGCGCGGCGATGTTGGAGAGCTTTGTCTTCGATGTCTGCCAGTGTCCGGATACCTGGAATATGGCCGACTTTGTGACCTCGGCGGTGGCTCGGATCCAGGCGCAGGTTGGCGAGCGCGGGCATGTGATCTGCGGGCTCTCCGGTGGGGTGGATTCATCGGTGGTCGCCGCGCTGCTGCATCGGGCGGTCGGGGACCGGTTGACCTGTGTGTTTGTCGACACCGGGCTGCTTCGCTATCAGGAACGCGAGCGCGTCCAGGCGCTCTTTGAGGGCCATTTTGGCATCGACCTTCGGGTGGTCGACGCACGAGAGCGCTTCCTGGAAGCGTTGGCCGGGGTGAGCGACCCGGAGGTCAAGCGAAAGCGCATTGGCGAGGCCTTTGTGCGGGTCTTTGAGGCCGAAGCAGCTACGATTGCAAACGCGAGCTTTCTTGCCCAGGGCACGCTTTATCCCGATGTGATCGAGTCGGTCAGTGTGTTGGGGCCTTCGGCCACGATTAAGAGTCACCACAATGTCGGGGGGCTGCCCGAGGACATGGGGTTGGAGCTCATTGAGCCGCTGCGGGAACTCTTTAAAGACGAGGTTCGGGTGCTGGGACGCGCCCTGGGGCTGAGCGCCGAGCTCGTGGGGCGCCATCCCTTCCCGGGGCCGGGGCTCGCTGTGCGCGTGCTTGGCGAGGTTAGCGAGGACGCGCTGCGCAAGGTGCGTCAGGCCGATCATATCTTTATTGAGGCGCTTCGGGCCGAGGGGCTCTACGACCAGGTCTGGCAGGCCTTCGCGGTGCTGTTGCCGGTCAAAACGGTCGGGGTGATGGGAGATCAGCGGACCTACGACGAGGTGATTGCGCTTCGAGCGGTGACCAGCAAAGATGGCATGACCGCCGATCGTGGCCACCTGCCGATGTCTTTTCTGGGCCGGGTCAGCGACCGCATTATCAACCGGGTCGAAGGGGTCAATCGGGTGGTGTACGACGTGACCAGCAAGCCGCCGGGCACCATTGAATGGGAGTGA
- a CDS encoding cyclic nucleotide-binding domain-containing protein encodes MSSAKLRKYLAYYQRTLSKEPRNIEARLRLAALFCEMGQVHHAVEEYGTAAKLLAAAGLPLEAIAACKAILELDPTHTETQFFLARLYAQAPEATGHSVRVARPVEGAARRKVATPVPVMPERTTAEASWGVREGSGVRVQALSAREAEQVRRGEAPAIALKRPKSGPRVALRDEVTRQVPQAEMLASAEPTREVSSRAGGSEDVTRAARPATLAPSERPGVEARGFEWEGLDLGEEGDARAQRAGLPEIPLFSQLPAEAFVEALRVMEHRRVAPGTVLSSPDDPEVCLYIIIRGEVRVEKALVDGRTKFLARLGEGEVFGEFRLLTGRDRMARVVAERGLEVLAVRDEVVFELGRRFPEVWEALWGFYYARMLNNLLASSAMFGSLTPAERAWLSGHFELHEYVAGQALFERGQHVERLALIVSGSAEVEVSGRRGQREVVDALDVGAFLGVTPCALLEEAGASVRASTDVITLEMPGEVFRELLSRSAPVAEEVRREVALRRERSSRARSRSYAAEVAPLLRS; translated from the coding sequence ATGTCGAGCGCGAAGCTCCGAAAGTATCTGGCGTACTATCAACGTACGCTGAGTAAGGAACCCCGAAATATTGAGGCGAGGCTACGTCTGGCGGCGCTTTTCTGCGAGATGGGGCAGGTGCATCACGCGGTGGAGGAGTACGGCACGGCTGCCAAGTTGTTGGCGGCGGCCGGGCTCCCGCTGGAGGCGATCGCGGCGTGCAAGGCGATCTTGGAGTTGGATCCCACGCATACCGAGACGCAGTTTTTTCTGGCGCGGCTTTATGCCCAGGCGCCGGAGGCGACGGGGCATTCGGTGCGGGTGGCCCGTCCGGTGGAGGGCGCCGCGCGGCGTAAGGTGGCGACGCCGGTGCCGGTGATGCCGGAGCGCACGACGGCGGAGGCTTCCTGGGGCGTGCGGGAAGGCTCCGGGGTGCGGGTGCAGGCGCTTTCGGCGCGCGAGGCCGAGCAGGTGCGTCGAGGGGAGGCGCCGGCGATTGCATTGAAGCGTCCGAAGTCGGGGCCACGCGTGGCGCTCCGCGACGAGGTGACCCGCCAGGTTCCGCAGGCCGAGATGCTCGCCAGCGCGGAGCCCACTCGGGAGGTGTCTTCCCGGGCCGGGGGAAGTGAGGACGTCACGCGTGCCGCTCGTCCGGCGACGCTGGCGCCATCGGAGAGGCCAGGCGTTGAGGCGCGGGGCTTTGAGTGGGAAGGACTTGACCTGGGAGAGGAGGGCGACGCCCGGGCGCAACGGGCGGGGCTGCCTGAGATTCCGCTCTTCAGCCAACTTCCGGCGGAGGCCTTTGTGGAGGCGTTGCGGGTGATGGAGCATCGGCGAGTGGCGCCGGGCACGGTGCTCTCGTCTCCCGATGATCCGGAGGTGTGTCTGTACATCATCATCCGGGGGGAGGTCCGCGTTGAGAAGGCGTTGGTCGATGGGCGCACGAAGTTTCTGGCGCGTCTGGGGGAAGGGGAGGTGTTCGGAGAGTTTCGCCTGTTGACCGGGCGTGATCGGATGGCCCGGGTGGTGGCGGAGCGCGGGCTGGAGGTGCTGGCGGTACGCGATGAGGTGGTCTTTGAGTTGGGCCGGCGTTTTCCCGAGGTCTGGGAGGCATTGTGGGGCTTTTATTACGCCCGGATGCTCAACAACCTGCTGGCGTCGAGCGCCATGTTTGGGAGTTTGACTCCTGCGGAGCGCGCCTGGCTCAGCGGACATTTTGAGTTGCACGAGTACGTGGCCGGCCAGGCGCTCTTTGAGCGCGGTCAGCACGTCGAACGCCTGGCGCTGATCGTCAGTGGTTCGGCGGAGGTGGAGGTCAGTGGGCGGCGAGGGCAGCGCGAGGTGGTCGATGCGCTGGATGTGGGGGCATTTCTGGGGGTGACGCCCTGCGCCTTGTTGGAAGAGGCCGGAGCGTCGGTGCGAGCCAGCACCGACGTGATCACGCTGGAGATGCCGGGGGAGGTGTTTCGGGAGCTGCTCAGCCGTTCGGCGCCGGTGGCCGAGGAGGTGCGCCGCGAGGTCGCGCTGCGGCGAGAGCGCTCCAGCAGGGCCCGGTCCCGGTCGTATGCCGCTGAGGTGGCGCCGCTGCTCCGGAGTTAA
- the guaB gene encoding IMP dehydrogenase has translation MNEKFVEVGPWGIALTYEDVLLVPAESAVLPAQASLATTLGAVALQAPILSAAMDSVTEARMARRMAELGGIGVIHKNLSIEDQAAQVRAVKEGDASLQVGAAIGVGRDRDARADALVRAGVDLLVIDTAHGHSRGVIEATRALRARLGAEITLVAGNVATAAAAQALLEAGADVIKVGVGPGSICTTRVVAGVGVPQLSAVLACARICREAGKYCIADGGISRPGDVAKALAAGAHAVMVGGLLAGSDEAPGERVRVGGRDLKAYRGMGSEGAMRAGSAERYFQDQSAQKLVAEGVEAFVPYRGAVADQVFELLGGLRSAMGYLGAATLEELYERARFVRISSAGLRESHVHDVMTLTPQSEDPGDAHE, from the coding sequence ATGAACGAGAAGTTCGTAGAAGTAGGGCCCTGGGGCATCGCGTTGACTTACGAGGATGTGTTGCTGGTGCCGGCCGAGAGCGCCGTGCTTCCGGCGCAGGCCTCGTTGGCCACGACGCTGGGAGCGGTGGCGCTGCAGGCGCCGATCCTGAGTGCAGCGATGGACTCGGTGACCGAGGCCCGGATGGCCCGTCGCATGGCTGAACTCGGTGGGATCGGCGTGATCCACAAAAACCTCTCGATCGAAGATCAGGCCGCGCAGGTGCGTGCGGTCAAAGAGGGCGACGCATCGTTGCAGGTCGGGGCGGCGATCGGGGTAGGGCGCGATCGCGACGCCCGCGCCGATGCGCTGGTGCGGGCCGGAGTTGATCTGCTGGTCATTGATACGGCGCACGGGCATTCCCGCGGTGTGATTGAGGCCACCCGGGCGCTGCGCGCCCGGCTCGGCGCGGAGATCACCCTGGTGGCCGGCAACGTTGCTACTGCTGCGGCCGCGCAGGCGCTTTTGGAGGCCGGGGCCGATGTGATCAAAGTCGGCGTGGGCCCGGGGAGCATCTGCACCACGCGGGTGGTCGCCGGCGTGGGTGTGCCGCAGCTGAGCGCGGTGTTGGCCTGCGCGCGAATCTGCCGCGAGGCGGGAAAATACTGCATTGCCGACGGTGGCATCTCCCGGCCCGGAGACGTGGCCAAAGCCCTGGCCGCTGGCGCGCACGCGGTCATGGTCGGTGGGTTGCTCGCCGGCAGCGATGAGGCTCCCGGGGAGCGTGTCCGGGTCGGTGGGCGCGATCTTAAAGCCTATCGCGGGATGGGCAGTGAAGGCGCGATGCGTGCCGGATCGGCCGAGCGCTACTTTCAGGACCAGTCGGCGCAGAAGCTGGTCGCCGAGGGGGTGGAGGCCTTTGTGCCTTACCGCGGCGCGGTCGCCGACCAGGTGTTCGAACTGCTCGGCGGGCTGCGCAGCGCCATGGGGTACCTGGGCGCGGCCACGTTGGAAGAACTCTACGAGCGCGCACGCTTTGTGCGCATCAGCTCGGCCGGATTGCGCGAAAGCCATGTGCACGATGTGATGACCTTGACGCCTCAAAGTGAAGACCCCGGAGATGCCCATGAATGA
- a CDS encoding methyltransferase domain-containing protein, translating into MIRRDVLDLLQCPACQGPELTLGSGRRPDLVCQSCQTRYPIVDGIPDLVAPEATPAPGSYRTETLANVIAGVYDFVAPVMSMAIWRCSPLRYVDHENRALGRARGGVYLEAPIGTGVALAPSLASYHDGLVLGIDKSWKMLARAKKRLEKSGARFQLIRADVNAIPLKGGVVRSLQSLNGLHGFTDRVGALAEFHRCLEPGGYFSGSTLVRAQTDMADAVLERYERYGIYPMLRSPEFLLQEVGAADFDRLHFETHGAVMFFSAERTRADDDRTSGDEPGTSKAAKTGKKKTSSKKKSSSKPKKRASGGKKGASKSSRQAG; encoded by the coding sequence ATGATTCGGCGCGATGTGTTGGATCTCTTGCAATGCCCGGCCTGCCAGGGCCCCGAACTGACTCTGGGCAGCGGTCGACGCCCCGATCTGGTCTGCCAGTCCTGCCAGACCCGCTACCCCATCGTCGATGGCATCCCCGATCTGGTAGCGCCCGAAGCCACCCCGGCCCCCGGCAGCTACCGCACCGAGACCCTCGCCAATGTCATCGCCGGCGTCTACGACTTCGTCGCGCCAGTGATGAGCATGGCGATCTGGCGCTGCAGCCCGCTGCGCTATGTCGACCACGAAAACCGTGCTCTGGGCCGCGCCCGCGGCGGCGTGTACCTGGAAGCCCCCATCGGCACCGGCGTCGCCCTGGCCCCTTCGCTGGCCTCCTATCATGACGGGCTGGTGCTGGGCATCGACAAGTCCTGGAAGATGCTCGCGCGGGCTAAAAAACGCCTGGAGAAGTCCGGCGCTCGCTTCCAGCTCATCCGCGCCGACGTCAACGCCATCCCCCTAAAAGGCGGCGTTGTCCGCAGCCTCCAGAGCCTCAACGGCCTCCATGGCTTTACCGACCGCGTCGGCGCCCTGGCCGAATTCCATCGCTGCCTGGAGCCCGGAGGCTACTTCTCGGGCTCCACCCTGGTGCGAGCCCAGACCGACATGGCCGACGCGGTGCTCGAACGCTACGAGCGCTACGGCATCTACCCCATGCTGCGCAGCCCGGAGTTTCTGCTCCAGGAAGTCGGCGCCGCTGACTTTGACCGCCTCCACTTTGAGACCCACGGTGCCGTGATGTTCTTCTCGGCAGAACGCACCAGGGCCGACGACGATCGCACCTCGGGCGATGAGCCCGGCACCTCGAAGGCGGCCAAAACCGGGAAGAAAAAGACCTCTTCCAAAAAGAAGTCGTCCTCAAAGCCCAAAAAACGCGCATCCGGCGGCAAAAAGGGCGCCTCGAAGAGCTCGCGCCAGGCCGGGTGA